The Peribacillus simplex genome contains a region encoding:
- the yajC gene encoding preprotein translocase subunit YajC, producing the protein MGSLTQILPLILMFVLFYFLLIRPQQKRQKATQSMQSSLKKGDKVATIGGMHGTIDAIDDLKIVIKSPDGTKLTFDRAAIREITESAPNKEVSV; encoded by the coding sequence ATGGGTTCTTTAACACAAATACTTCCGTTGATTTTAATGTTCGTATTGTTCTATTTCTTATTGATCCGCCCGCAGCAAAAACGCCAAAAGGCTACGCAAAGCATGCAAAGCAGTTTGAAAAAAGGTGATAAAGTTGCTACTATCGGCGGCATGCACGGAACAATCGATGCAATCGATGACCTGAAAATCGTCATTAAATCACCAGACGGCACAAAACTGACTTTTGACCGTGCAGCAATCCGTGAAATTACGGAAAGCGCACCGAATAAAGAAGTATCCGTATAA
- a CDS encoding post-transcriptional regulator: MAKKNHPYQRYYLKVRPFLKSKREEFQMVGLNAVTEEDIWGTLTKNKWKRPQENIHIHELVADIVTFSSNQFMTFQMVEAYKSPNLLEPLSEEELKELFKE, translated from the coding sequence ATGGCAAAAAAGAATCATCCCTATCAAAGGTATTATCTAAAGGTACGCCCATTTTTGAAGAGCAAGCGTGAGGAATTCCAAATGGTCGGATTGAATGCCGTGACGGAGGAAGACATTTGGGGAACCTTAACCAAAAATAAATGGAAGCGTCCGCAGGAAAACATTCACATTCATGAACTTGTCGCAGATATCGTAACATTTTCGAGCAACCAGTTCATGACCTTCCAAATGGTTGAAGCATATAAATCACCAAACCTATTGGAGCCGCTTTCTGAAGAGGAACTGAAGGAACTTTTTAAAGAATGA
- a CDS encoding TIGR04086 family membrane protein: MSVAVIYGVGSIFAIAMIASLIVSILLRFTSLTESSLTYVVMIVSFLSLFIGGFISGGKGKKQGLLLGGSTGLLYLLVVFLFQYLGHDALFTIKQWIYYGCFVITAMMGGVLGVNMSSDSRTD; this comes from the coding sequence ATGAGTGTCGCCGTAATTTATGGCGTAGGCTCCATCTTTGCAATAGCGATGATTGCAAGTTTAATCGTTTCCATCCTTCTTCGTTTTACTTCACTGACGGAATCATCCCTGACATACGTGGTCATGATCGTGTCCTTTTTATCGCTTTTCATTGGTGGATTCATTTCAGGAGGCAAAGGGAAAAAGCAAGGACTACTCTTGGGCGGAAGCACTGGGCTGCTTTATCTGTTGGTCGTGTTCCTTTTTCAATATTTAGGCCACGATGCACTTTTCACCATCAAGCAATGGATATACTATGGCTGTTTTGTGATTACGGCCATGATGGGCGGCGTGCTTGGGGTCAACATGAGTTCCGACTCCCGCACCGATTAA
- a CDS encoding DUF421 domain-containing protein: MDEGCGIEVDILAIIFRTTVIYLVILILFRMMGKREVGELSILDLVVSIMIGDIAVLSFEDLDRPFFRQIIPMFVLAFIQIILAFISLKSIRFRNIVDGTPQIIINQGKIDEKAMRKQRYTFDDLLTQLREQGINDLNEVQFAILESTGKLSIIKNTKGKRSETKETPYPLIIDGEIQERNLDRIGKNHFWLRHQLKKLGETKIKEISICGYIDGQFYIDKNETKK, translated from the coding sequence ATGGATGAAGGATGTGGTATTGAAGTGGATATCCTGGCTATTATTTTTAGGACAACAGTGATCTATCTGGTCATCTTAATCCTTTTTCGAATGATGGGTAAGCGGGAAGTTGGGGAATTGAGCATTCTTGATTTAGTGGTATCCATCATGATCGGGGACATTGCCGTCCTATCCTTTGAAGATTTGGATAGACCATTTTTCAGGCAAATCATTCCAATGTTCGTTCTTGCTTTCATCCAAATAATATTGGCTTTCATTTCATTGAAAAGCATTAGATTTCGAAACATCGTGGATGGTACGCCGCAAATCATCATCAATCAAGGGAAAATAGATGAAAAAGCGATGCGCAAGCAACGATATACTTTCGATGATTTATTGACCCAGCTGCGAGAACAGGGAATTAATGATTTAAATGAGGTGCAATTCGCAATCCTCGAATCTACCGGGAAGCTTTCGATCATCAAGAATACCAAAGGCAAAAGGTCAGAAACCAAGGAAACACCTTATCCCCTTATAATTGACGGGGAGATACAGGAGAGGAATCTCGATAGAATTGGCAAAAATCATTTTTGGCTCCGGCACCAGTTGAAAAAACTGGGAGAAACGAAGATAAAGGAGATTTCGATTTGTGGGTACATAGATGGCCAATTTTACATCGATAAAAATGAAACGAAGAAATGA
- the spoVB gene encoding stage V sporulation protein B: MSKFLKGTLILLIASLITRVLGFINRIVIARFIGEEGVGLYMMALPTLFLVVNITQLGLPIAISKYVAEANARGDERKIKKILVVSLACTITLSMIFTPAMLLFAPVLSDYLFTDKRTLWPLMAIAPIVPIIAVSSVLRGYFQGKQNMKPFAFSQVIEQVARITFIAVLTKAFLPYGIEYAAAGAMFASIIGELVSLFYLLTSFKIKKHFKFRKGFFKNVKSGKGTFTELMGIALPSTGSRMIGSVSWFFEPIVVAQSLAIAGVTATAATSQYGELTGYALPLLMLPSFVTSSLATALVPAVSEARTTGNFLLVEHRLQQALKITFITGCLAIVILFIFAEPILQVMYGSSHAAVFIKFLAPFFILYYFQYPLQSMLQALDLAKAAMFNSLAGNILKIGVIWLLASKESFGIMGAAIGIAVGTMLVTFLHFSTVLKVVPFTLHFRSYISALVLALISGWGGYYLYQFPLSSLPLGTRLMFSVTVVILLFTFFLLMTGSIKKADLIRIPVVGGFLSKFAWK, encoded by the coding sequence ATGTCCAAATTTTTAAAAGGGACGCTGATTTTATTAATCGCAAGCCTGATTACAAGGGTTCTTGGTTTCATTAACCGCATTGTCATCGCCCGCTTCATCGGCGAAGAAGGCGTTGGTTTATATATGATGGCATTACCGACCCTCTTTCTCGTCGTGAACATAACCCAGTTAGGCCTGCCAATCGCCATTTCGAAATACGTGGCTGAGGCCAATGCCAGAGGTGATGAGCGGAAAATCAAGAAAATCCTTGTCGTCTCTTTGGCCTGCACCATTACTCTATCGATGATTTTCACTCCTGCGATGCTGCTTTTCGCGCCGGTTCTCTCAGATTACCTATTCACTGATAAACGGACGCTATGGCCGCTCATGGCGATTGCCCCTATCGTACCGATCATCGCCGTCTCATCCGTACTGCGCGGTTATTTCCAAGGCAAGCAAAATATGAAGCCCTTCGCTTTCTCGCAAGTTATCGAACAGGTGGCCAGAATCACTTTCATAGCCGTCCTGACGAAGGCCTTTTTGCCATATGGAATTGAATATGCAGCAGCCGGTGCCATGTTCGCATCGATTATCGGGGAACTTGTATCTCTCTTCTACTTATTGACAAGCTTTAAAATAAAGAAACATTTTAAGTTCAGAAAGGGTTTCTTCAAGAATGTCAAATCGGGAAAAGGAACGTTCACGGAATTGATGGGGATCGCCCTTCCTTCTACCGGAAGCAGGATGATCGGATCGGTTTCGTGGTTTTTCGAACCGATAGTGGTCGCCCAAAGTTTGGCAATCGCCGGAGTCACCGCAACCGCAGCCACCAGTCAATACGGGGAGCTGACAGGGTACGCACTGCCTTTACTCATGCTTCCATCTTTCGTTACATCATCATTGGCGACGGCACTTGTCCCGGCAGTGAGTGAAGCCCGGACGACCGGAAACTTTTTACTCGTTGAACACAGGCTTCAGCAGGCCCTGAAAATCACCTTTATCACAGGCTGTTTAGCTATCGTCATTCTGTTCATCTTTGCCGAACCGATTTTACAAGTCATGTATGGCTCTTCGCATGCTGCTGTTTTCATTAAATTCCTGGCACCTTTTTTCATCCTTTATTACTTTCAATATCCGCTGCAATCCATGCTGCAAGCACTGGATCTTGCAAAGGCCGCAATGTTCAACAGCCTGGCCGGAAACATCCTTAAAATCGGTGTGATCTGGCTGCTGGCGTCAAAGGAGAGTTTCGGGATCATGGGTGCCGCAATCGGGATCGCCGTCGGTACGATGCTCGTTACCTTCCTGCATTTTTCAACCGTGCTGAAGGTCGTTCCTTTCACGCTCCATTTCCGCAGCTATATATCAGCTTTGGTCCTTGCTTTAATTTCAGGATGGGGCGGTTATTATCTTTATCAATTCCCGCTTTCCTCACTGCCACTTGGCACAAGGCTCATGTTTTCCGTGACGGTCGTCATCCTGCTGTTCACATTTTTCCTGCTCATGACCGGCAGCATAAAAAAGGCGGATCTGATCAGGATTCCTGTAGTGGGCGGCTTTTTATCAAAATTCGCTTGGAAATGA
- the recJ gene encoding single-stranded-DNA-specific exonuclease RecJ: MLKPKTRWNLRTADENKVAVLAEELHITPLVAALLVNRGLDTIESARSFLFVKNQTFHDPFLLKDMDKAVYRIREAIQNGEKIRIFGDYDADGVTSTTVMMTALTRLGADVDFYIPNRFTEGYGPNPMAFRLAADQGVKVLITVDTGISAVDEAKLAGELGMDYILTDHHEPGPELPEALAIIHPKLEDSSYPFKELAGVGVAFKLAHALLGELPEDLLEIAAIGTIADLVPLQGENRVIAAKGIEQLRLTRRPGLVALMKVANVQQEALNEESIGFAMAPRINAVGRLGDADPAVDLLMSQSLEEATELAHEINDINKERQEMVAEMAKEAIAEVEENFPPESNGVLIIGREGWNAGVVGIVASKLVERFYRPAIVLSYDREKGLAKGSARSIAGFDLFQSLSACREMLPHFGGHPMAAGMTLKIEDVQELRDRMNLIAKEQLNEEDFIPITNLDGATTLAEVSIQTIQEMSLLAPFGVTNPKPKILIDSVQLSSVRKIGANQNHLKVQLEDGEKHKLDGVGFGLGHFVDEIAPHAEVSVIGELSINEWNNMKKPQIFVQDVSVNHWQLFDYRGKGQAEKWLADIPVQNRKIVIFSEDIYPRYPFLENHPDLVHIKNELDAEQLDCFEGHLALMDMPPSREYLKRVIANKNPSRIYAHFSHEQDHFLSTMPTRDHFKWFYAFLAKKGPLDVKRYGDDLAKYRGWSRDTVDFISKVFFELDFVTIENGLIMLTTNAKKRDLSESESYTRKKEQFELEQELVYSSYQQLFDWFNHYLVHEATDLEEETKQWI, translated from the coding sequence ATGTTAAAGCCAAAAACCCGGTGGAACTTACGGACTGCCGATGAAAACAAAGTTGCTGTACTAGCTGAAGAGCTTCATATCACACCTTTGGTTGCAGCCCTGCTTGTGAATCGAGGCCTGGATACGATTGAAAGTGCCCGATCCTTTTTATTTGTAAAAAATCAAACTTTTCATGATCCATTTTTATTGAAGGATATGGATAAAGCAGTATATAGAATACGAGAAGCGATTCAAAATGGAGAAAAAATACGTATATTCGGTGATTATGATGCGGATGGCGTGACATCGACCACAGTGATGATGACGGCGCTGACGAGATTGGGGGCCGATGTTGACTTTTATATCCCGAATCGGTTTACAGAAGGATATGGTCCGAATCCGATGGCATTCCGCCTTGCAGCCGACCAAGGGGTGAAGGTATTAATAACCGTCGATACCGGAATTTCTGCAGTCGATGAAGCGAAACTTGCCGGCGAGCTCGGCATGGATTATATTTTGACCGACCACCATGAACCGGGACCGGAACTGCCTGAGGCCTTGGCAATCATCCATCCTAAACTTGAGGACAGTTCCTATCCATTTAAAGAGCTAGCCGGAGTAGGGGTCGCATTTAAGCTGGCACACGCCTTGCTTGGGGAATTGCCTGAGGATTTGCTTGAGATAGCGGCAATCGGCACGATAGCGGATTTAGTGCCTTTACAAGGGGAAAACCGCGTCATTGCTGCGAAAGGCATCGAGCAGTTACGTTTGACGCGCCGCCCGGGACTTGTTGCCTTAATGAAAGTGGCGAATGTTCAGCAGGAAGCATTGAATGAAGAATCGATCGGCTTTGCGATGGCACCGCGGATCAATGCTGTCGGGCGCCTTGGAGATGCCGATCCCGCTGTCGATTTATTGATGTCACAAAGTCTGGAAGAAGCGACGGAACTCGCCCATGAAATCAATGATATCAATAAAGAGCGACAGGAAATGGTTGCTGAAATGGCCAAAGAAGCGATTGCTGAAGTCGAGGAAAACTTCCCGCCTGAGTCCAATGGTGTGCTCATCATCGGCAGGGAAGGCTGGAACGCCGGAGTTGTGGGGATTGTGGCCTCTAAACTAGTTGAACGCTTTTACCGGCCCGCGATTGTATTGAGCTATGACCGGGAAAAGGGATTAGCTAAAGGTTCTGCTCGGAGCATCGCCGGTTTCGATCTATTTCAAAGTCTTTCCGCCTGCCGTGAAATGCTGCCTCATTTCGGTGGACATCCGATGGCCGCTGGAATGACATTGAAAATTGAAGATGTTCAGGAACTCAGGGACCGCATGAACTTGATTGCGAAGGAACAACTGAACGAAGAGGACTTCATACCCATTACAAACTTGGACGGGGCAACGACGTTAGCTGAAGTTTCCATTCAAACGATTCAGGAAATGAGCTTGCTGGCGCCATTTGGGGTTACGAATCCGAAGCCGAAGATTTTGATAGATTCCGTCCAGCTTTCAAGTGTCCGCAAAATTGGTGCCAACCAAAATCACTTGAAGGTCCAGCTGGAAGATGGTGAAAAACACAAACTTGACGGAGTGGGCTTCGGTCTCGGTCATTTTGTCGATGAAATAGCTCCGCACGCTGAAGTCTCGGTCATTGGTGAGCTTTCCATCAATGAGTGGAATAATATGAAAAAGCCCCAGATCTTTGTCCAGGATGTCTCGGTAAACCATTGGCAGTTATTCGATTACCGCGGCAAGGGACAGGCAGAGAAGTGGCTTGCCGACATTCCTGTACAAAACCGGAAGATCGTCATTTTCTCGGAAGATATTTATCCCAGATACCCATTTTTGGAAAACCATCCAGATCTTGTCCATATCAAGAATGAACTGGATGCAGAGCAGCTCGACTGCTTTGAAGGTCATTTGGCATTAATGGACATGCCTCCTTCCAGGGAATATTTGAAACGGGTGATTGCCAATAAGAACCCTTCGCGTATCTACGCTCACTTTTCCCATGAACAGGACCATTTCTTGAGTACGATGCCAACAAGGGATCATTTTAAATGGTTCTATGCCTTCCTTGCCAAAAAGGGTCCGCTCGACGTGAAGAGATACGGTGATGACCTGGCCAAATATCGCGGCTGGTCGAGAGATACCGTGGATTTCATTTCTAAGGTGTTTTTTGAGCTTGATTTTGTTACAATAGAGAATGGGTTAATTATGCTAACAACCAATGCGAAAAAACGCGATCTCAGTGAATCTGAATCGTATACAAGAAAGAAAGAGCAATTTGAGCTTGAACAAGAGCTTGTTTATTCTTCCTATCAGCAATTATTCGATTGGTTCAATCATTATTTAGTTCATGAGGCAACAGACCTTGAGGAGGAAACAAAGCAATGGATTTAA
- the secDF gene encoding protein translocase subunit SecDF, producing the protein MVKRSRIVAFFLIALLIFAAMGTTSKGILKDIKLGLDLQGGFEVLYEVKPLSGEKITPDVLRATVSSLERRVNVLGVSEPNIQIEGKDRIRVQLAGVKDQNNAREILSTQAKLSFRDYNDKEMMTGADLKEGGAKQTFQDNKPVVEVTLKDVNKFKDITQKISSMQSPTNVLAIWLDFEEGKDSIKNTASQDNMISAPAVSEVFNTKKVYITGQFTVEEAKELAALLNAGALPVDLKEKYSTSVGAQFGAGALNDTIFAGIIGIALVFIFMLVYYRFPGFIAVVTLSIYLFLTLLVFDWMNAVLTLPGIAALVLGVGMAVDANIITYERIRDELKLGRSVKAAYKEGTKNSLATITDANLTTLLAAAVLFYYGTSSVKGFATTLIISILMSFITAVYGTRLFMSLWVNSGFLDKRASWFGVKKKYIHDLSEKMDLMSLPTRFDKIDFVKHRKVFYGLSIGVTIIGIIFLLVFRLNLGIDFTSGTRIEVASKDVLTTQQVKTEMEKVGIDADDIKDVRLAGKDNKNAVVRTVGVLDKQEIAELKDHFKKDYGAEPNVSTVSPTVGKELAKNAMYALAIASIGIILYVSIRFEWRMAVPAVVALIHDAFFIITIFSLLRLEVDITFIAAVLTIVGYSINDTIVTFDRIRENLRFSRKIKTAEELENIVNISIRQTLTRSINTVLTVLITVIALMIFGSEAIRNFSIALFIGLICGVYSSLLIASQFWLDLKIRELKKKGPLNTAKEKKQSLEGQV; encoded by the coding sequence ATGGTAAAAAGAAGCAGGATCGTTGCGTTTTTTCTAATCGCACTATTGATTTTCGCAGCGATGGGGACGACTTCAAAAGGAATCCTAAAGGATATCAAGCTGGGTCTTGATCTTCAAGGCGGTTTTGAAGTGTTATATGAAGTAAAACCGCTGTCTGGGGAAAAGATCACCCCGGATGTTTTACGGGCTACAGTAAGCTCACTTGAGCGGCGTGTCAATGTTTTGGGCGTTAGCGAACCTAACATTCAAATCGAAGGGAAAGACCGGATCCGCGTTCAATTGGCTGGGGTCAAAGACCAAAACAACGCTCGCGAAATCCTCTCGACACAAGCTAAATTATCTTTCCGTGACTACAACGATAAGGAAATGATGACCGGTGCCGACCTTAAAGAAGGCGGCGCGAAACAAACGTTCCAAGACAATAAACCGGTTGTCGAAGTCACATTGAAAGATGTGAATAAATTTAAGGACATCACTCAAAAAATATCCTCGATGCAAAGTCCGACTAATGTACTTGCAATCTGGTTGGATTTCGAGGAAGGAAAAGATTCCATTAAGAATACAGCTTCACAGGACAATATGATATCCGCTCCGGCTGTCAGTGAAGTTTTCAATACGAAGAAGGTGTATATTACCGGTCAATTCACGGTGGAAGAAGCGAAAGAGCTTGCAGCCCTTCTTAATGCCGGTGCTTTGCCTGTAGATTTAAAAGAAAAGTATTCCACTTCTGTAGGTGCCCAATTCGGTGCAGGTGCACTGAATGATACTATTTTTGCAGGAATCATCGGAATTGCACTTGTTTTTATCTTCATGCTTGTGTATTACCGCTTCCCGGGATTCATTGCGGTCGTCACATTAAGCATATACCTTTTCTTGACGCTATTAGTGTTTGATTGGATGAATGCGGTCCTTACGCTGCCTGGTATTGCCGCATTGGTACTCGGGGTCGGGATGGCTGTCGATGCCAATATCATAACCTATGAGCGAATCAGGGATGAATTGAAACTTGGCAGATCTGTTAAAGCGGCTTATAAAGAAGGTACCAAGAATTCACTTGCCACCATCACGGATGCCAACTTAACGACCCTGCTGGCTGCGGCTGTTCTATTCTATTATGGAACAAGCTCGGTTAAAGGGTTTGCCACCACTTTGATCATTTCGATTTTAATGAGTTTCATTACAGCCGTCTATGGTACACGTCTCTTCATGAGCCTGTGGGTGAATAGCGGGTTCCTGGACAAGCGTGCATCGTGGTTTGGCGTGAAGAAGAAATACATTCACGATTTATCCGAGAAAATGGATTTGATGTCATTGCCAACACGCTTTGATAAAATCGATTTCGTCAAACATCGGAAAGTTTTTTATGGCCTTTCAATCGGTGTCACCATTATCGGGATCATCTTCCTGCTCGTCTTCAGATTGAATCTTGGGATTGATTTCACGAGCGGTACCCGGATCGAGGTTGCGTCCAAAGACGTCCTGACGACTCAGCAAGTCAAAACCGAAATGGAAAAGGTCGGTATCGATGCGGATGATATCAAGGATGTCAGGCTCGCTGGTAAAGACAATAAAAATGCTGTCGTTCGGACAGTCGGTGTCCTCGATAAACAGGAAATCGCTGAATTGAAGGACCATTTCAAGAAGGATTACGGAGCGGAACCGAATGTCAGCACCGTATCACCGACTGTAGGAAAAGAGCTTGCGAAAAATGCCATGTATGCGTTAGCGATCGCATCAATCGGAATCATATTGTATGTATCGATACGATTTGAATGGCGAATGGCCGTACCTGCCGTGGTCGCGCTCATACATGATGCCTTCTTCATCATCACGATTTTTAGCTTGCTCCGGCTCGAAGTGGATATCACCTTCATTGCTGCGGTTCTGACGATCGTCGGTTATTCGATCAATGATACGATCGTAACCTTTGACCGTATTCGTGAAAACCTGCGCTTCAGCCGTAAAATCAAAACCGCCGAAGAACTTGAGAACATAGTGAACATCAGTATCAGGCAAACTTTGACGAGGTCCATTAACACGGTTCTGACCGTTCTCATCACGGTCATCGCGTTGATGATCTTCGGCAGTGAAGCTATCCGTAACTTCTCCATTGCCCTGTTTATCGGTTTAATATGCGGCGTGTATTCATCGCTATTGATCGCTTCCCAATTCTGGCTTGATTTGAAAATCAGGGAATTGAAGAAGAAAGGTCCGCTGAATACAGCGAAAGAAAAGAAACAAAGTCTTGAAGGACAAGTTTAA